Proteins encoded by one window of Cloeon dipterum chromosome 4, ieCloDipt1.1, whole genome shotgun sequence:
- the LOC135943739 gene encoding uncharacterized protein LOC135943739, which yields MNAKQRKDDHLVKLTKVRLQNLARKQSLENLALQLIAANFQLYKDFNLPSQIREKLLQRILQWRCFDANGNLEQFDKMMQTLPKLLGWWTVSVDFTNMFTFCPTQKIKSSFIQVCELLARVAPNIEELLMTNYPSDYDLVIQDLLLPLTKMQKLQKLRLFCCTLNLKGLLELCRALPSLRVLGVESLLDVLHEDGSENNISRDLQHLRVFEDGDWSYFHLSFFSRAAPHLNYIDASHRDSVTTVCLHEDEDKMPNQRRKFFYLYIGAELFDFNEELHVKHPFIAHLEVDGSFITRYGEETLDKFSNLKTLVLDTCTLTDVDSLMRVYGENLRTLHIVDDWDTAMEGLTFGRILECCPRLEKLSLKNVIVPDEDANPFPELRDFSWENDADDVVCVLLRPSILSSPKLARITLEGKFKVRDLKGVATLIKQKKILRHLQSFHLSLVYTRNENFNFSHCRAAVNLAKAASAFLPVLIDIRLSINDDFYLSYEDVAAAISESDPDPNDHLEDEALNKMMKEFEKFRGVGFKP from the exons ATGAACGCAAAACAACGAAAAGACGACCATTTGGTGAAGTTGACCAAAGTCAGGCTCCAAAATTTGGCGAGGAAGCAAAGTCTGGAGAATCTGGCGCTGCAGTTAATTGCCGCAAATTTCCAACTTTATAAAGATTTCAACCTGC CCTCTCAAATTCGCGAGAAATTATTGCAAAGGATTTTGCAGTGGAGGTGTTTTGACgcaaatggaaatttggaGCAGTTTGACAAGATGATGCAGACGCTGCCAAAGCTGCTTGGCTGGTGGACTGTCTCAGTTGACTTCACGAACATGTTCACCTTTTGCCCAACTCAAAAAATCAAGAGCTCATTTATCCAG GTCTGCGAGTTGTTGGCTCGAGTCGCGCCAAACATCGAAGAGCTGTTGATGACGAACTATCCCTCTGATTATGATCTCGTCATTCAGgacctgctgctgccgctgacAAAAATGCAGAAGCTGCAGAAATTGCGCCTCTTCTGTTGCACACTCAACCTAAAAGGATTACTGGAGCTGTGCAGGGCTTTGCCGAGCCTTCGGGTGTTAGGCGTCGAATCCCTTCTTGATGTCTTACATGAAGATGGCAGTGAGAACAATATTTCTAGAGACCTGCAGCACCTGAGAGTGTTTGAAGACGGCGATTGGAGCTACTTTCACCTATCGTTTTTCTCAAGGGCTGCCCCTCATCTTAACTACATTGACGCCTCGCACCGGGACAGTGTAACAACTGTCTGTCTGCACGAGGACGAGGACAAAATGCCGAATCAGCGAAGAAAATTCTTCTATTTGTACATCGGTGCTGAGCTCTTCGATTTCAATGAGGAACTCCACGTCAAGCACCCATTCATCGCTCACTTggag GTGGACGGCTCGTTCATCACAAGATACGGAGAAGAAACTCtagacaaattttcaaacttgaaGACTTTGGTTCTGGACACCTGCACATTGACTGACGTGGATAGCTTGATGAGAGTTTACGGAGAGAACCTGCGCACACTCCACATCGTGGACGACTGGGACACTGCAATGGAAGGACTCACGTTCGGACGCATTTTGGAGTGCTGTCCGCGTCTGGAAAAACTTAGCCTGAAGAACGTCATCGTTCCAGATGAAGACGCGAATCCCTTCCCAGAACTGCGTGACTTCTCCTGGgaaaatga TGCGGATGACGTTGTTTGTGTCCTGCTGCGGCCGAGCATCCTGTCCTCTCCAAAACTGGCGAGGATTACGCTTGAAGGAAAGTTTAAAGTGAGGGACTTGAAGGGCGTGGCCACCCTGATCAAGCAGAAGAAGATCCTGAGGCATTTGCAGTCCTTTCACTTGAGCCTCGTGTACACCAGGAAcgaaaacttcaatttttctcactgcagGGCTGCCGTAAACCTGGCTAAGGCTGCCTCTGCGTTCCTTCCTGTACTGATTGACATCCGTCTTTCCATAAATGACGACTTCTATCTCAGCTATGAGGATGTAGCTGCTGCGATCTCGGAATCTGACCCTGATCCGAACGATCACTTGGAAGACGAGGCTCTGAACAAGATGATGAAGGAGTTTGAGAAATTCAGAGGTGTTGGTTTCAAACcataa
- the LOC135943074 gene encoding uncharacterized protein LOC135943074, which produces MSAEQRKDDHLVKLTKVRLQNLARKQRLEDLALQFIAANFQIYKDFNLPSQIREKLLQRILQWKCFVPYNNGNLEQFDEMMQALPKLLCWWTVSVDFTNMFTFCPARKFKSSFIQVCELLARVAPNIEELSVTTYPTDYDLVIQDVLLPLTKMQKLQKLRLFCVRFDLKGLLELCRALPSLRVLGVQSLEIKRKVAGCGSNIPRDLKHLTHLRVMNVEGWYFYARQKFFSRVAPQLDYIDTWHQDEDTTVHLHEEEGKTPNQQRKLLSLHKAAHPFDGKEPLHVKHPSIIRLQVYGSFIVKYGVKPLDKFSNLRTLVLKSCTLTDVVSLMRVYGENLRTLHIVDDWYNPIEGLTFGRILECCPRLEELRLDRVVIPDEDAYPFPELRDFSWENDADDVVCVLLRSSILSSPKLARIKLNGKFKVRDLKSVATLIEQKKILRQLQSFHLSLVYTRNENFNFSHFKAAVDLAKAASAFLPFLIDLRLSVNNICYLCYEDVAAAISESDPDPNDELEDEALNKIMKEFEIFRGVGFKP; this is translated from the exons ATGAGCGCCGAGCAACGAAAAGACGATCATTTGGTGAAGTTGACCAAAGTCAGGCTCCAGAATTTGGCGAGGAAGCAAAGGCTGGAGGATCTGGCGCTGCAGTTCATTGCcgcaaatttccaaatttacaaAGATTTCAACCTGC CTTCTCAGATTCGCGAGAAACTATTGCAAAGGATTTTGCAGTGGAAGTGTTTTGTCCCTTACAACAATGGAAATTTGGAGCAGTTTGACGAGATGATGCAGGCGCTGCCAAAGCTGCTTTGCTGGTGGACTGTCTCTGTTGACTTCACGAACATGTTCACCTTTTGCCCAGCTCGAAAATTCAAGAGCTCGTTTATCCAG GTCTGCGAGTTGTTGGCTCGAGTTGCGCCAAACATCGAAGAGCTGTCGGTGACGACCTATCCAACTGATTACGATCTCGTCATTCAGGACGTGCTACTGCCGTTGACAAAAATGCAGAAGCTGCAGAAATTGCGGCTCTTCTGTGTCCGTTTCGACCTAAAAGGATTACTGGAGCTGTGCAGGGCTTTGCCGAGCCTTCGGGTGTTGGGCGTCCAATCCCTTGAAATCAAACGTAAAGTTGCTGGCTGTGGGAGCAATATTCCAAGAGACCTGAAGCATCTGACTCATCTGAGAGTGATGAATGTAGAGGGTTGGTATTTCTATGCTCGCCAGAAGTTTTTTTCAAGGGTTGCTCCTCAACTGGACTACATTGACACCTGGCACCAGGACGAGGACACGACTGTCCATCTGCACGAGGAGGAGGGCAAAACGCCAAACcagcaaaggaaattattaaGTTTGCACAAGGCTGCACATCCCTTTGATGGCAAGGAGCCACTCCACGTCAAGCACCCATCCATCATTCGCTTGCAG gTGTACGGCTCGTTCATTGTAAAATATGGAGTGAAACCCCtggacaaattttcaaacttgagGACCTTGGTGTTGAAAAGCTGCACATTGACTGACGTGGTTAGCTTGATGAGAGTTTACGGAGAGAACCTGCGCACACTCCACATCGTGGACGACTGGTACAATCCAATAGAAGGACTCACGTTCGGACGCATTTTGGAATGCTGTCCGCGACTGGAAGAACTTCGCTTGGATAGAGTCGTCATTCCAGATGAAGACGCGTATCCCTTCCCAGAACTGCGGGATTTCAGCTGGgaaaatga TGCGGATGACGTTGTTTGTGTCCTGCTGCGGTCAAGCATCCTGTCCTCTCCAAAACTGGCGAGGATTAAGCTGAATGGAAAGTTTAAAGTGAGGGACTTAAAGAGCGTGGCCACCCTGATCGAGCAGAAGAAGATCCTGAGGCAATTGCAGTCCTTTCACTTGAGCCTCGTGTACACCAGGAAcgaaaacttcaatttttcccaCTTCAAGGCTGCCGTAGACCTGGCCAAGGCTGCCTCTGCGTTCCTTCCTTTTCTGATTGATCTCCGTCTTTCTGTAAATAACATCTGCTACCTCTGCTATGAGGATGTAGCTGCTGCGATCTCGGAATCTGACCCTGATCCGAACGATGAGTTAGAAGACGAGGCTCTGAACAAGATTATGAAGGAGTTTGAGATATTCAGAGGTGTTGGTTTCAAACCATAA